A single region of the Ahaetulla prasina isolate Xishuangbanna chromosome 13, ASM2864084v1, whole genome shotgun sequence genome encodes:
- the MPI gene encoding mannose-6-phosphate isomerase isoform X2 — translation MGAHPKGDAVILDNRIPQKTLSQWIADNPACLGSKVKDSFQGQLPFLFKVLSVNTALSIQAHPTKELAEKLHAQYPEHYPDTNHKPEMAIALTPFEGLCGFRPVEEIVGFLQPAAGKDITASCGELLLKLHSQYPGDIGCFVIYFLNQMKLQPGQCMFLGANEPHAYLYGDCIECMACSDNTVRAGLTPKYIDVLTLCEMLNYTPAPASSKLLAPIQSRLDPCVFLYDPPIPDFAVMRIEIPSAIKLYLISAIDSASILLTVQGSAVGTSTAAASEMILRPGTVLFISANESLSLHFNSPEGMVLFRACCLL, via the exons ATGGGTGCTCACCCCAAAGGCGATGCAGTCATTCTGGATAACCGCATACCCCAAAAGACTTTAAGCCAATGGATTGCGGATAACCCCGCCTGCCTGGGGTCAAAGGTGAAGGACAGCTTTCAAGGCCAGCTGCCTTTCCTCTTCAAAGTGCTGTCGGTCAATACAGCTTTGTCCATTCAGGCCCACCCTACCAAG GAACTGGCAGAGAAACTTCACGCTCAGTATCCGGAACACTATCCAGACACCAATCACAAGCCTGAGATGGCCATTGCCCTAACCCCCTTTGAAGGCTTGTGCGGTTTCCGGCCCGTGGAAGAGATTGTAGGTTTCCTCCAGC cgGCTGCAGGAAAAGATATTACAGCCAGTTGTGGAGAACTCCTTCTCAAGCTACACTCTCAGTACCCAGGCGATATCGGTTGCTTTGTTATCTACTTCTTGAACCAGATGAAGCTGCAGCCTGGCCAATGTATGTTCCTGGGAGCAAATGAACCTCATGCCTACCTCTACGGAG ACTGCATCGAATGTATGGCTTGTTCCGACAACACGGTGCGCGCTGGTCTGACGCCCAAGTACATCGACGTTCTGACCCTGTGCGAAATGTTGAACtacaccccagctcctgccagctCAAAGTTGCTGGCCCCTATTCAAAGCCGCCTGGATCCTTGCGTCTTCCTGTACGACCCTCCCATTCCAGATTTTGCTGTCATGAGGATAGAG ATCCCTTCTGCCATTAAGCTGTACCTCATTTCGGCCATCGACTCGGCAAGCATCTTGCTCACGGTCCAGGGATCGGCTGTCGGCACTTCCACGGCAGCTGCATCTGAAATGATCCTACGTCCCGGCACTGTGTTGTTCATCTCTGCCAACGAGAGCCTCTCTTTGCATTTTAATTCCCCCGAAGGGATGGTCCTCTTCCGGGCTTGCTGCCTCTTGTAA
- the MPI gene encoding mannose-6-phosphate isomerase isoform X1 yields the protein MGAHPKGDAVILDNRIPQKTLSQWIADNPACLGSKVKDSFQGQLPFLFKVLSVNTALSIQAHPTKELAEKLHAQYPEHYPDTNHKPEMAIALTPFEGLCGFRPVEEIVGFLQHVPEFRALIGNVAAEQLERSGRDDPRGVSAALRVCFTRMMKSEKKVFVDHLNQLVKRISQEAAAGKDITASCGELLLKLHSQYPGDIGCFVIYFLNQMKLQPGQCMFLGANEPHAYLYGDCIECMACSDNTVRAGLTPKYIDVLTLCEMLNYTPAPASSKLLAPIQSRLDPCVFLYDPPIPDFAVMRIEIPSAIKLYLISAIDSASILLTVQGSAVGTSTAAASEMILRPGTVLFISANESLSLHFNSPEGMVLFRACCLL from the exons ATGGGTGCTCACCCCAAAGGCGATGCAGTCATTCTGGATAACCGCATACCCCAAAAGACTTTAAGCCAATGGATTGCGGATAACCCCGCCTGCCTGGGGTCAAAGGTGAAGGACAGCTTTCAAGGCCAGCTGCCTTTCCTCTTCAAAGTGCTGTCGGTCAATACAGCTTTGTCCATTCAGGCCCACCCTACCAAG GAACTGGCAGAGAAACTTCACGCTCAGTATCCGGAACACTATCCAGACACCAATCACAAGCCTGAGATGGCCATTGCCCTAACCCCCTTTGAAGGCTTGTGCGGTTTCCGGCCCGTGGAAGAGATTGTAGGTTTCCTCCAGC ATGTCCCTGAATTTCGAGCTCTGATCGGGAACGTAGCAGCGGAACAACTGGAGCGAAGTGGGAGAGATGACCCCCGTGGCGTGTCAGCTGCCCTTAGGGTCTGCTTCACCAGGATGATGAAGAGCGAGAAGAAAGTCTTTGTTGATCACCTCAATCAGCTGGTCAAGCGGATTTCCCAGGAAG cgGCTGCAGGAAAAGATATTACAGCCAGTTGTGGAGAACTCCTTCTCAAGCTACACTCTCAGTACCCAGGCGATATCGGTTGCTTTGTTATCTACTTCTTGAACCAGATGAAGCTGCAGCCTGGCCAATGTATGTTCCTGGGAGCAAATGAACCTCATGCCTACCTCTACGGAG ACTGCATCGAATGTATGGCTTGTTCCGACAACACGGTGCGCGCTGGTCTGACGCCCAAGTACATCGACGTTCTGACCCTGTGCGAAATGTTGAACtacaccccagctcctgccagctCAAAGTTGCTGGCCCCTATTCAAAGCCGCCTGGATCCTTGCGTCTTCCTGTACGACCCTCCCATTCCAGATTTTGCTGTCATGAGGATAGAG ATCCCTTCTGCCATTAAGCTGTACCTCATTTCGGCCATCGACTCGGCAAGCATCTTGCTCACGGTCCAGGGATCGGCTGTCGGCACTTCCACGGCAGCTGCATCTGAAATGATCCTACGTCCCGGCACTGTGTTGTTCATCTCTGCCAACGAGAGCCTCTCTTTGCATTTTAATTCCCCCGAAGGGATGGTCCTCTTCCGGGCTTGCTGCCTCTTGTAA